A genomic region of Thunnus albacares chromosome 2, fThuAlb1.1, whole genome shotgun sequence contains the following coding sequences:
- the golm1 gene encoding Golgi membrane protein 1 isoform X2 → MGGLGNGRRGGRSPPLMIGALIACILVLGFNYWVSSSRNLELQTKLYELEGQVRRGAAERGVAEMKKNEFQDEIQRQKEQISHIESLYKRQLEGAQNTCSQEKGTLQQNISSSTKTIQELKGQLNQLSDDLGKLQKELQSCQGNINTLNNKLTYDMTHCHSQVLSQKELCDERVAAAKLEVQKKMEKLVLPSGVSTQENAVKEGQEMTGLDAVKTATAESHTPSISQPKGNETPELLTNEIIVDKGPDAPADLLPAKGPSQKEPQSVPSATAIKHEVVLPLEGADKTEEGETETETSKLLTKNLTEDKETEVMDAHEEDTQTEEADPRMEGMLIGQGKAVETTTGQKLDEPEDYDADEQVVGGVDLDKQQQSKRVENIDKDMEEELADYNGDDENEGEFEADKQAELAQI, encoded by the exons ATGGGTGGGCTGGGAAACGGACGTCGTGGAGGAAGATCACCCCCTCTAATGATTGGAGCCCTGATTGCCTGTATCCTGGTTCTGGGCTTTAACTACTGGGTGTCCAGCTCCCGCAACCTGGAGCTACAG ACTAAGCTCTATGAGTTGGAGGGCCAGGTGCGCCGTGGAGCAGCGGAGCGAGGAGTagcagagatgaagaagaatgaGTTCCAGGACGAGATCCAGAGACAGAAGGAGCAGATCAGTCACATAGAAAGCCTCTACAAGAGACAGCTGGAAGGAGCCCAGAACACCTGCAGCCAAGAGAAG GGCACACTGCAGCAGAACATTTCCTCCAGTACCAAAACCATACAGGAACTCAAAG GTCAGTTGAATCAGCTAAGCGATGACCTCGGGAAGCTTCaaaaggagctgcagagttgccaAGGCAACATCAACACCCTTAACAACAAACTCACTTATGACAT GACACACTGTCACTCCCAGGTCCTGTCTCAGAAGGAGCTGTGTGATGAGAGAGTGGCAGCTGCTAAACTTGAAGTTCAGAAGAAAATGGAGAAGCTCGTCCTTCCCTCTGGTGTCTCTACACAG GAAAATGCAGTAAAAGAAGGACAAGAAATGACTGGGCTTGACGCAGTGAAGACAGCAACAGCTGAGAGTCACACACCAAGCATCTCTCAGCCCAAAGGAAATGAAACACCTGAACTACTGACCAATGAGATCATAGTGGACAAAG GTCCGGATGCCCCAGCGGACCTTCTTCCTGCAAAGGGTCCCTCACAAAAAGAGCCCCAGTCTGTTCCCTCAGCTACTGCAATCAAACATGAAGTTGTGCTACCACTAGAGGGAGCTGATAAAACAGaggagggtgagacagagacagagaccaGTAAACTTTTGACGAAGAATCTGACTGAGGATAAAGAGACAGAGGTGATGGATGCCCATGAAGAGGACACTCAGACAGAAG AAGCAGACCCCAGGATGGAGGGCATGCTGATTGGCCAGGGGAAGGCAGTTGAGACTACTACTGGTCAGAAACTTGATGAGCCAGAAGATTACGACGCAGACGAACAAGTAGTGGGCGGAGTCGATTTGGACAAACAGCAACAGAGCAAACGGGTTGAAAATATag ATAAAGACatggaggaggagctggctgactATAACGGAGATGATGAGAATGAAGGCGAGTTTGAAGCAGACAAACAAGCTGAGCTCGCTCAAATTTAA
- the LOC122997324 gene encoding trypsin-1-like, with protein MKSCFALILLLAGEFFLLQLHFIQIFILKHFSMLRRKLFYLLCHCLRDALKYLQINYMQKQELKLNLQVRRYLLFFRMSGAASGAIVKRIVGGKSCRSERQYHVEIHSVQGDKRCGGALLNTRWVITASHCAGRLVKLKFGLNVSKLKKAKEFLKRNSLGTEQEIADKQQFSFKDEEGRIHDIMLIKLNKDVSPEHPTIPLPHHECERPKLKQQVEVGGWGATTANMKKAKSSRKLSCARTMIAACGENDKPGGKYYSDESTTMCAFQPGVEACFGDAGTAVEYNDLLYGIIVSNPVDKCANPIVMLDTCHYLKWIEDTMRTHS; from the exons ATGAAGAGCTGTTTTGCTCTTATTCTGCTGCTTGCTGGTGAATTTTTCCTCCTCCAACTACActtcattcagatttttattttaaaacatttttcaatgcTTAGGAGGAAGTTATTTTATCTTCTATGTCATTGTCTGAGAGATGCACTGAAATACTTGCAAATAAATTACATGCAAAAGCAAGAATTGAAGCTGAACCTACAAGTACGCCGTTATCTGCTCTTCTTCCGTATGTCAGGTGCTGCATCAGGGGCCATTGTGAAGAGGATTGTTGGGGGTAAGAGCTGTCGCAGCGAGAGGCAGTACCATGTCGAGATACATTCTGTCCAAGGGGACAAGCGCTGTGGAGGAGCTCTGCTCAACACTCGCTGGGTCATCACTGCTTCTCACTGTGCAGGACG GCTTGTGAAACTGAAGTTTGgcttaaatgtgtcaaaattgAAAAAAGCTAAGGAATTCCTTAAACGAAACAGCCTAGGAACTGAGCAAGAAATTGCGGATAAACAACAGTTTTCTTTCAAAGACGAAGAAGGGCGTATTCATGACATCATGCTCATAAAACTGAACAAGGATGTGTCCCCTGAACATCCCACCATCCCCCTTCCTCACCATGAGTGTGAGAGGCCCAAGCTGAAACAGCAGGTTGAAGTTGGAGGCTGGGGAGCAACGACGGCCAACATGAAAA AGGCCAAATCCAGCAGAAAGCTGAGCTGTGCCAGAACAATGATTGCTGCATGTGGTGAAAATGATAAACCTGGTGGAAAGTACTACAGTGACGAATCTACCACCATGTGTGCCTTTCAACCCGGCGTGGAGGCCTGCTTT GGCGATGCAGGTACAGCTGTGGAGTATAATGATCTCTTGTATGGGATCATTGTCAGCAACCCTGTTGATAAGTGTGCAAACCCGATTGTAATGTTGGATACCTGTCACTACCTCAAGTGGATTGAAGACACCATGCGCACACATTCATGA
- the LOC122997289 gene encoding G-protein coupled receptor-associated protein LMBRD2B-like, producing MSGASLAVVVVVVFFLALYLLQRYGDLRRQQRLVLLGTLLSWYLCFLIVFILPFDVSATIYKQCILDHEHHPSSVTPARHTNQTGASSSLYPTLSVPKACEEPWSYIPDGVLPVFWRVVYWTSQFLTWLLLPFMQSYAQSGAFSKVGKIKTALIENAIYYGTYLLIFISLLIYVAAHPQWKLTWTELQTIGITAANTWGLFLLVLLLGYGLVEIPRSYWLSSCHGHLLAKTYFKTAKMATEKAAAEENLADVMEEVAAVNKSVRYNHSFRKCVDTILTKCPTEYQEEMGRDVESSSDEQNGLPTKRSLVNLHKKVISAVQRHGQTQVQWSVVLDQALHLEDVAKSQSSPVRQFIHSSSSAQHHGWIRRFIYTPTVEWYWECVFRRGFYKLLAVLLCLFSAAVVWSECTFFSTHPVLSLFAVFIQMAEKQYNYICIEMACFVTIFFLCVCVYSTVFRIRVFNYYYLVPHHQTDAYSLQFSGMLFCRLTPPLCLNFLGLIHMDSAISHQDRIQTSYTSIMGSMHLLSFMSDGFYIYYPMLILLLCFATFCNLGSRCLNLVGFHQYITDDELTSDLVDEGKELIRRERRKRQKTEDAENRRLAWRERYGAQGATGRTRPGYTELNDNQNSPVTEIKRNGIMVTRRDRETDEQQTRLLLDDSSDEDSPNRRYTGGRYLSLSPSQTGISDGI from the exons ATGAGTGGTGCTTCGCTGGCTGTTGTGGTTGTAGTCGTCTTCTTCTTGGCCCTCTACCTCCTCCAGCGCTATGGAGATTTGCGGAGGCAGCAGCGGTTGGTCCTGTTAGGGACGCTGCTGTCCTGGTACCTCTGCTTCCTCATCGTCTTCATCTTACCATTCGATGTCAGCGCG ACTATCTACAAGCAATGTATTCTTGACCATGAACACCACCCTTCTTCTGTAACTCCAGCAAGACACACTAATCAGACAGGAGCCAGCTCATCTCTTTATCCAACTTTAAG TGTACCAAAGGCGTGTGAAGAGCCATGGAGTTATATACCAGACGGTGTCCTACCAGTGTTCTGGAGAGTTGTATATTGGACTTCTCAGTTTCTTACTTG GCTGCTGTTGCCCTTCATGCAGTCTTATGCACAGTCAGGAGCTTTTTCCAAAGTTGGAAAGATTAAAACAGCTCTCATTGAAAATGCCATCTACTATGGCACCTACCTCCTTATATTCATCTCCCTGCTCATCTACGTGGCTGCTCACCCACAGTGGAAACTCACATG GACAGAGCTCCAGACAATCGGCATTACAGCTGCCAACACCTGGGGTCTCTTCCTTCTGGTGCTGTTGCTAGGCTACGGCTTGGTGGAAATCCCACGTTCGTATTGGCTCTCATCTTGCCATGGTCACCTGCTGGCCAAGACCTACTTCAAGACAGCAAAAATGGCCACTGAGAAGGCAGCGGCTGAGGAGAACTTAGCAGATGTTATGGAG GAGGTGGCAGCTGTCAATAAATCTGTCAGGTACAACCACTCTTTCAGGAAGTGTGTGGACACCATTTTGACAAAG tgtccTACTGAGTACCAAGAAGAGATGGGGAGAGACGTGGAAAGCTCTAGTGATGAACAGAATGGCCTTCCCACTAAAAGAAGCCTAGTTAACCTTCATAAAAAA gtgatCTCTGCAGTGCAGAGGCACGGTCAGACCCAGGTTCAGTGGTCAGTGGTGTTAGACCAGGCTTTACATCTTGAAGACGTAGCTAAGAGTCAGAGCAGCCCGGTCCGCCAATTCATCCACAGCTCCTCTTCAGCACAACACCACGGCTGGATCCGTAGGTTCATCTACACTCCTACAGTAG AGTGGTACTGGGAGTGTGTGTTCAGGCGGGGCTTCTACAAGCTGCTGGCAGTCCTCCTTTGTCTCTTCTCTGCAGCAGTGGTCTGGTCCGAGTGCACTTTCTTCAGCACACACCCAGTCCTGTCCCTCTTTGCCGTCTTTATTCAGATGGCTGAAAAACAATACAACTACATTTGTATAGAG ATGGCGTGCTTTGTCACTAtcttcttcctgtgtgtgtgcgtctacTCCACAGTGTTCAGGATACGAGTATTCAACTACTATTACCTGGTTCCACATCACCAGACTGATGCTTACAGCCTGCAGTTCAGCGGCAT GTTGTTTTGTCGTCTGACTCCTCCTTTGTGCCTTAACTTTCTGGGCCTGATTCACATGGACTCGGCCATCTCACACCAGGACAGAATACAGACATCCTATACCTCT ATCATGGGATCTATGCATCTGCTGTCTTTCATGTCTGATGGGTTCTATATTTATTATCCCATGCTGATATTGCTGCTCTGCTTCGCCACTTTTTGCAA TTTGGGCTCTCGCTGTTTGAACCTCGTGGGCTTCCATCAGTACATTACTGACGATGAATTGACCTCCGACCTTGTGGATGAAGGAAAGGAACTCATCAGAAGAG aaaggAGGAAACGACAGAAAACAGAGGATGCAGAAAATCGAAGATTG GCGTGGAGGGAGCGGTATGGAGCCCAGGGAGCCACAGGGCGGACCAGACCTGGTTATACAGAGTTAAATGATAACCAGAACAGCCCCGTCACAGAGATCAAGAGGAATG GTATCATGGTCACtaggagagatagagagacggACGAGCAGCAGACACGTTTACTGCTAGACGATTCCAGTGATGAAGATTCACCAAACAGACG ATACACAGGAGGACGTTACCTGTCTCTGTCACCCTCTCAAACTGGAATCTCTGATGGTATTTGA
- the golm1 gene encoding Golgi membrane protein 1 isoform X1: MGGLGNGRRGGRSPPLMIGALIACILVLGFNYWVSSSRNLELQTKLYELEGQVRRGAAERGVAEMKKNEFQDEIQRQKEQISHIESLYKRQLEGAQNTCSQEKGTLQQNISSSTKTIQELKGQLNQLSDDLGKLQKELQSCQGNINTLNNKLTYDMTHCHSQVLSQKELCDERVAAAKLEVQKKMEKLVLPSGVSTQQENAVKEGQEMTGLDAVKTATAESHTPSISQPKGNETPELLTNEIIVDKGPDAPADLLPAKGPSQKEPQSVPSATAIKHEVVLPLEGADKTEEGETETETSKLLTKNLTEDKETEVMDAHEEDTQTEEADPRMEGMLIGQGKAVETTTGQKLDEPEDYDADEQVVGGVDLDKQQQSKRVENIDKDMEEELADYNGDDENEGEFEADKQAELAQI, from the exons ATGGGTGGGCTGGGAAACGGACGTCGTGGAGGAAGATCACCCCCTCTAATGATTGGAGCCCTGATTGCCTGTATCCTGGTTCTGGGCTTTAACTACTGGGTGTCCAGCTCCCGCAACCTGGAGCTACAG ACTAAGCTCTATGAGTTGGAGGGCCAGGTGCGCCGTGGAGCAGCGGAGCGAGGAGTagcagagatgaagaagaatgaGTTCCAGGACGAGATCCAGAGACAGAAGGAGCAGATCAGTCACATAGAAAGCCTCTACAAGAGACAGCTGGAAGGAGCCCAGAACACCTGCAGCCAAGAGAAG GGCACACTGCAGCAGAACATTTCCTCCAGTACCAAAACCATACAGGAACTCAAAG GTCAGTTGAATCAGCTAAGCGATGACCTCGGGAAGCTTCaaaaggagctgcagagttgccaAGGCAACATCAACACCCTTAACAACAAACTCACTTATGACAT GACACACTGTCACTCCCAGGTCCTGTCTCAGAAGGAGCTGTGTGATGAGAGAGTGGCAGCTGCTAAACTTGAAGTTCAGAAGAAAATGGAGAAGCTCGTCCTTCCCTCTGGTGTCTCTACACAG CAGGAAAATGCAGTAAAAGAAGGACAAGAAATGACTGGGCTTGACGCAGTGAAGACAGCAACAGCTGAGAGTCACACACCAAGCATCTCTCAGCCCAAAGGAAATGAAACACCTGAACTACTGACCAATGAGATCATAGTGGACAAAG GTCCGGATGCCCCAGCGGACCTTCTTCCTGCAAAGGGTCCCTCACAAAAAGAGCCCCAGTCTGTTCCCTCAGCTACTGCAATCAAACATGAAGTTGTGCTACCACTAGAGGGAGCTGATAAAACAGaggagggtgagacagagacagagaccaGTAAACTTTTGACGAAGAATCTGACTGAGGATAAAGAGACAGAGGTGATGGATGCCCATGAAGAGGACACTCAGACAGAAG AAGCAGACCCCAGGATGGAGGGCATGCTGATTGGCCAGGGGAAGGCAGTTGAGACTACTACTGGTCAGAAACTTGATGAGCCAGAAGATTACGACGCAGACGAACAAGTAGTGGGCGGAGTCGATTTGGACAAACAGCAACAGAGCAAACGGGTTGAAAATATag ATAAAGACatggaggaggagctggctgactATAACGGAGATGATGAGAATGAAGGCGAGTTTGAAGCAGACAAACAAGCTGAGCTCGCTCAAATTTAA